The Cinclus cinclus chromosome Z, bCinCin1.1, whole genome shotgun sequence genome contains the following window.
GACAAATACAGCAACAGGGCACTGTTTCTGTAGCCTCTCAGTGCCTGCCAGCCCCAAGAGGTGTAGGCAAGTATGCAACATGGAGTGAGCTCTGCACTTCTGGCAGCTTCCCTCCTGACTTGTTGACTGTTCTCCTCTcctcagctgcctgcaggaatGAGCAGAGCATGATTCAGGTGAGCCCTGAAatcagctccagctgccagcagagccGTGGCCTTCCTACACTGCTTCAGAGCCAAAGCCACTGATTTTGTGTGTATCCTTGGCACCAGAGAAGTTGAGGTGTCTTCACCTTCCTGGGAGACCTTGATGCACCCCAAATAGCATCTTGATTACTTGAAGCTTCCCTGGTTGAGAACAGGGTCTGGATTGGCTCTGTTGGGCTGTGACGCATTTTCTGACCCAGTAAGTTTCCCTGACACCTTTTTCTCCTAGGCATTGAAGAAAGAGTGCCTCTTAAGGCAAACATGCTGTCAAGCTAATAACTCAGTCATttaagaaagggaagaaaaaggcaggTCAAGCTGTTTGGCTGCAGTCAGTgttcagcacagccctgggcagtcAGGACCTGACCCCTCTGTCTGGGTGGCACAAGatcccctcctgcagctgctgcacacaCTCTTCTCTTAGGGGTGCTTAGAAATACTGTCCCCTTTCAAAAAAGGGATCATTATCTGCAACCTAAATACAAGAGGAAGACTGTTAATTTTCAGATTGTAATATTGCTTTCTAGCTTTACTGTTTGTACTGCAATAGACGTGCATTAGCAACACAATCTATTTGCAAAAGTGTAGGCAGACATCTTAGAGTCGTAGAAtggtttaggctggaaaagatctgtaagatcattgagtccagccaaGTCCTGCTGCCACCAGACCCAAAGAAGAGTTCTGATTGTCAGCTGGTTTACAGGATTTTGTGCCTTTCTTAAGTGATGAATCAAATTTTGTTCAACTCAAATTCCACATTTCATTAAATTACCCTTTAGTATTGTGCTACAGTCCCATCTGCACTACCCTGTATTTAGCAGAGACATTCCAGTCCACATGAATATGAAGACTGATTTTCCTCAgtttccacttttaaaaaatctgttctgcctcagaaaagcaaagcaaccTGACTATATTTAAAGCAGGCAAGTCCTGTTTCATTCTGAAACTACTGTTTTGCTCACACTGAGTTCAGTATGTCTTTTCCTTGCAATCTGCTTTCCAGCCAACTCCCCCCATTTGTCTGACCTCTCTGCTTAGCCTCACATTCATTCAGAGAAGGCAGCACAAGATCATCCAGCGCAGCAACCCACCTCTCTCCATAATGGCCTGTGATTTACACCTCCTGATTTTCACAGTGTTCACCTGTGCCAGCTCAAGGCACCCGGCACAGTAGACAATGTGCGTGGAGCAGTGACAGCCACCATCCCTCTGCATGTACAGGAGCTGGCACACCTGGGGTAAATGCTGGCCTGCTGATGTCTGAATGTTTACAGCTCCCACGGGATTTTTCATAGGGAAATCCTAATGTCTTTATCAGAGGAACAAGATATGCTTAGAAACATCAGCCActgtccctcctcctcctcctcctcacatcTGGGCAACCTCACACCCTCTCCCACCACTGACGGGGACTTTGGGAGCCCATCAAACCATCACTGTACTTCATCCCACAGAGAGCTTGAAGGATGATAAAGTTTAATGGGTATGAGAGATAGAGGAGAGGTATAAGAATTTTACCTCTTATGCTCTTTATACAAGAGTTTGTACACAGTGAGGTTATGATAATGTCTCTATTTGCTATTTGGTTGGTGTGCAATACCACATGAGAATAATAAGAAGGTATCAGGGCTTTTCCAGAGGCAGGAGAAAAGATTAACCCAACAAGTCTTTTCCTTAATACTTTATTTTATCttggcttttcttctctttttttctattttttttttctattccaagTGGGAGACAATAGAAAAAAAGGTATTTGATTCAAGGAAGAAGCACAATGGAAAAGCAGCCCTCTGAAATGCACACCTGGGGCTAATAGCAAATTCTTCCTTGAATTAAATCTACAAATGCACAACAGAATCCCCCAAGGGATAGTCTCTCCTCAGTTCACTGCAAGAGCCACTCCACACCCTGAAGCATATGGAGACAGCTTATTTACTCACTGTTTTATTTGAATGGTAAAATATAGGCACTCTTCTCATTTACAGTGACAGTTAAGTTTTTTTAATCTGTCAAAACTACACATGGCAATGGTTAGCTCCACAGTTTCTTCTTTGCTTAGATGTATTGAAAGCATCGACTTTTCTAGGTctatattttgtcatttttgtagATACTGACAAGTGCTTCTGGGCTGGGCCCCATACCATCACAAGTGTTATCACAGCAGGTGCTGGGCTGGCTTTCTGCCCCCAGGTCATGGCAATCAATGCATGTTGGGCCTCAGCCATGGGCAGCACTGTGTCACCCCTCCCTGCTGATGCTGTCCCTGGGTGTTGTCTGCCTGGCCCTGAACTCCAGCTCAGACCCAGCATGCCAGAGGGAGCTGGACAGTCAAGGAGCTGTGCTTCCCACCTGGATGGGGAATTCTGTGCTGACAGcccctctccccttcctcccactccaccacactgctgctgacatcTCTCTGCCCCTGCCTGCACTGTCTGCAGCAGTGGAGGCCCACGTTGCTTCCCCAGCATTCCCTGGCACCCTTCAGCTACAGGATTTGTGCTTAAAGGAAGGGTAGAAAATGTTCACCAAACCCAGACTGCGGTTTGCAACAAACACtacttctcttcctcttctcctgaaGCTACTGAGTGCAGACATGGCCCACTTGCCTCTTTTAAGCCAGAGACAGGCAAAGACGTGGTTTAGCCTCAAATACACATGGCTGTGTCAACAGAAAGACGTGAGCCCCACACACTGCTCCCCAGGCCATAGACGTGCACCTGGACAAACCCCACAGACCATGTTCTCCCTCCCACAGGGCACACACCTGCACTGTCCTCTACATCTCATGGGCTCCAGGACATTCTTCTCTGGACACACCACTGCTTTCATCCACTAGCACAATAGCTTTGTATCAAATTAAAGTGCTCATGTTGGCCAGCTCTGCCATACATGTGTTTACTTCCCCACAAGATCAACACCTGCAATGTTATGGGATAAGGGattgccagagctgcagctcgTACGCAGCCCGGAGTACCCCACCCTGTTAGGCTGGCCCTGGGACCACTCAGGACAGAACATTGCTCTGTCCTTTGGGAGGAGAGGTGGGTGTGCAGGAGGCTGGTGCTGCACTGCCTGTGCCTGTGTTCCCCACTGCAGCTGGGATGAGGCTGATGCTGCGAGCATCCCCACGCCTCAACAACGTGGCAGGCTGTTTCAGAGTGGCAGTAACCTTGGTCTGGTTGACTTCCATGCAATCACCAGGCAAAGGCAGGTCAAGCATGCTCAGTGAATTTCCCTGGTATCCACAGAGTTAACTTCTCTATGTTATAGGtgggtttattttcatttaaaactgaaaagccTTTGTAGACATTTTAAAGACTTAGCATATCAGGCATGATCTTTGTCTAGTCTGAGCTAAACATTCCTGCTGTCTCCTAACTGCAGTGTGTAGTTGAATccatattaaattaatttggcCACATTCCTTCTAGTAACATTTTCCAGACctgctcttttttatttcctctctgtAAGGTTTACTTAAGATTTCTCCTTGAATAAGTTTTGTTTCAAGACTCATTACATTCACAATTTAGAACTACCCTGTGAGGATCAATTTTTAAGGATTTAATAATTCATCCAGAAGAGTAAACAATCCTCATATGGGTTAACTTTGATAAGAAAGTACTGCAGGTGAGACACTTCAAATTAATACAAGAGAGATTCAaggtattaattttaaaaacagactcTCCAAGACCCCAGGGCTATGCATTGCAAGCCTATGTTGAGGTTTCCTGAGGTTTTGACTGCTCTGTTTCAAATCATTCAAAATTCTCTTTGGGTTATTTTGTAGGTTGTATTAGTTTGGGCGGGAGATTTTCCACATGCCATGTTTTCCTATTTATATTCAAAGTACATAACTATTTCAGTTTCACTGTGCATTTTCCACAGCCTACAGAAAATAAGAGCTAGAGGTGGGAAGGTTTAGGACTGAGAGAGGTTCCTGTGACTACTTGTCACAACAGAAATCCTCAATTTCAGCTTCAATGTTCTCCCTTCCCTCCACAATTCAACCTTCTCTGACCTGAATTCTCTTCTCTCCTTGGACTTAACAAGGTATGGAAGGAACATCCTCACTTCTCATCACAATCATGAACCCCCCTGTCCTTGTCAGAGACAGAGACTTCTGGAGCACACCACAGCAGCATCTTCCTGCCTTCGCAAGGAAACTACTCTCAGCACCTTCAGACAGCTGGTGAATTTTTTTGCTAAGTAGAGATTGATCCACTTGGGCAATATCTCAGCTTCTCCTCTAGGGACACTTATTTACAGTTCAGTGGGTGAAATATACATTCCAGATATTACCACCTTTAAGGCAGTAGTGGCAGCAAATTTTTACTAATTTTCAATATTGTTCCCTAAAAACTGGAGAAAGACGTGTTTGGCCCTTGGAAGTTGCTGGCTTTTTTACAGGAAAAGAGATTTTCCTGTTAAGTTAGACATTAAATACTTAATGTCTCCTGTGTCCCACAAATGCCTTTTCACACCCATAATTTCAGGACAGGTTTTTCTTCTCACCAGAACCCTGTAATTAAATGTGAACTTAAAAGTACCAGGCAAGCATGACTTTTACCCTCGTGACGACAACAGATCTTGGATTTTTACAGATATGAGGTGCAGTTCGTGTAATCACATTACCAGGAGAATTTGTGAGTCAGGCCACTGATGCAGTTTTCTATTGTTTTCTCAAGGTGTCAGATCAGCTGGGCATATGATGGTGCCTTTCACAGCAAGAGGCAGCTGAACCCAGTCATGCTGACCAGAATCCTGCTCATGTTTCTGTCTGACACAGCATTCACTGGCCCACACTCCCTGGAGTATGTTGACACAGACAGGAATGACAAGGATCTTCATTATTCCTGTGTCAAATCTTGACGGCTTAGCGATCTTCATCTTGGGCAGCAACCACATCTCTTCACTGCAGCTTCCTCCCAGCTCCCCACTTGGAACCTCAAACACCTCCATTTTCAAATGAACAACATACAAGCAATCACAGCAGAAGATGTCCAAGCTCTGCAGAAGACCAGCAGTGTTACTCTCATCCTTAAAGGCAATAACATTACATATGTCGAACCTGGATCTTCTCAGTcccatttctacagtctggGCTTGGTAGGCTGTGCtccctgggggtcctggtggggATACAGAACTCCACAGCCCAGACCCATCACCTGGGAACATTTTACAGTGTGGAAAAGGAGTCTACATATGCCCAGATGTTTTACAAGGCCTCTGTAGTATCTCTGCCAAGGATCTCTATCTGCAGTTATGGCACTTCAAAAATCCAAATGCTGACACATTTCAGGGCTTAACCAGGCTCCAGAAGCCAGACCTAACCCAAAACCTTATCCATGCACAGCCCCCTGGCATCAGTGGCATGAGCTTGCTAGAGGAGATGGTTCTCAATGTGAAGAGTACCTCTGcaacaccagctctgctgccttcccctccctcacctgccTCCACATCAAGGGTAACTCACAGGTTCTCCAGCCAGGCTCTGGCTGTTTGGAGAAACTGGCAAAGCTTCAACATCTAGATTTAAGTCAGTCACACTGAGTGTTCAGACTGCTCTAGAAAAGCACTGAGCAGACTTTTTTCCTGTATCTGAGCCACAACACACATCTCCATCTCCAGGACACGCTCATTTATGGCACTGCTAGCCTAGAGCTGCTGGATTTACCCTTCACTCCGTTCTATAACAACACTTCACAGAGCCTTTTCCAAAATCTGCATGTCTAGCAAGTGCTGAATCTTTCCTCATCTCACATTAATACTAGCATTCAGTATCTCTTTCAAGGCTTGAAAAACCTCATGTTCTTGGACCTTAGTCAAAATAACTTTGAACTGGAGATCATGCCAAAGGACAAACTGTTCCAACAACTATCCATTTTAGAGGTGCTAATATTATCATCCTGTGAACTGACAGCAATAGGTAACCAAATATTTCACAACCTCAGGAAATTACAGCATGTTGATCTGAGTTACAACAAATCTACTGCATTCAGCACAGATGCATTTTCTAATCTCAAGAGTACCTATCTCAATTGTACCCATAACAGGATCCAGTACAGCTGATCCAGGTGATCAGCTAGTACCCCTAGATGGCAACTGCATAATCAGTTTAAGCCACCACCTTCTGGACTGCACCTGCACTAACATTGATTTAATCACCTGGTACAAGAAACATCTGGACAAGGACCTTGAAGGAACAAGGTGTTCTGAACCCAAATTATGAGCTAGGTTCAGCTGGCCACATCTCACTCTCCTGTGGGAAGAACACATCAGGAATCATTGCAGTTGTCTTGGCTGTTTTATCTTGTAGTGCCATCTTCCTTTGGGATGCTCACTATTTCAAGCAAAATAACCAACAAGTCTAAGTCTGGGATGCAGACACAGAAAATATCCACAGCAACTGTATTAAGCTGAAAGACATCTCATTGTTTTCATTTGTGACATGTATTTTCTTAACTTTTGTAATATCCTCTCTACCCGTATTAAaacttttagaaaaataatgaaaaaattataattgaaaaaataaattattacatGAATCTTGAAAATTATTATCTTATGGAGAAATCACAATTCAGCTGGTAGCCCTGTTGTGCTATTATTGTGGTTAATGCACTTGGAAAATCCAACAGCCAAAATaacttctcttttaaaaaagaaaacgtaaccaccaccaccactcccaaaaaacaaaccaaacaacccaatgaaaaccaaaccaaaacccctaACCAAATTCTACCCTCTATCAAACACCCTTGAAAAGCAATGTTTTATAAGAGCTGGCAGTACTGTACCCCActctgctgaaaaaaaaccaaaaccaaaaccagaaacagaaaaaaaacccacaaaacaaacccacccaaaaatcccccactACCTATAAAGGACAGATTTATAATCACATGAGACATACCTGCAGGACTGGCAGAAACATCATGTATCACcactgtgatttaaaaaaaatatttaaaatacttttgatCCTTAGAGAATTAATTCCTGGCCATTGCAATTCTGTTTATCCATCTTTCAGCCCGGGGCAGgccctgctcctgtgctctTTTCTAAACTCCATAGTAAGTAAAGACAGAATGATTTCTAACCATAAAATTGTAGATTTGTGGATCTAATATATGGGTCCAATACTCTGCTTGCTTGCACAGGGCAAAAATCCTCAATGCTGACAGATATGAGCCAGCCTAGGGTTCCTTTCAGCCACAGCCCACCTGAGAAAACCAGAGGCTGCAAAGGGGGCAGTGCACTGGAAAACCTCATCCCACAGGTGCTCCTGAGTGTCAGCAGCTACGTCACGTTGCTCCTGGTGCATGTCCCTGGAGAGAATTCAGGGACAATAATCCCTGCTTCAACTCGATATGCAACAGCTAGGTAGGAATAAAGACCTATTATTCATACAAAACCAAACTGTTTTCTCTACCATCATATGTGAATAAACCCAGAGCAAGGCAGGGTTGGACCAAGGATCTAATGGGAACTTGTCAGGCCTACTCATCTGCCCTGCGTCACTGTGAAgtcatttatgttttctttaagaACAGGCTTACCCTGATGGATAGACACAGCTTTCCTGGCGGTAGGACCTTCCTGCCTCCTGGAGCACGCAGGGGAGGCTCAGCCAGTACCACTCCCTGCTGCGTGGAACTCGCTGGAGATGCAGCTGCTCTCCAAGATGTGGAAGGCCAACTCTCAACACTTTCTATGCAGGACTCCACATTCAGcttcagctgctctctgaaGGCATTTCCTCAACATTTGGCTCTCTTACATGCTGACTAGCTAAGATTTCAAAGATTCCTGCTGGACTAGAATGTTTCTGCTCATTTCTAATGATACTGCTGACAAGAACCCAATTAATCTTCTCCAGTCAGAAACACATCTCATTTGAAAATCCTCTTTTACCATATGCTAGCAGACTCATGCAATATGTATTTTTGCAGCTTTCAGATGCCTTTACATCAAATACACCACTGCCCTACCCCCCagcctcccctcctcctgcctccatAGCCATGTTCTGCCCAAAGGCACACAGTGAGTGAGAGGCGtttgctgctccttctccagTTGCCTACACACACTCCAAGACTTGGCGTACTAAAATGATCCTCTCTGTATTGCTGGTCCACATCCCCTGTTCGTGTGGCTGCTGAAGGCTCCTCCTGATACAATGGGCAGgtgctgagctccagctgcccagcactgcccttcTGCAAGGGCTCAGCTATAGTAGTGACTGGAGGGAAAATTGTATGTTGGGCTGAAAGGTATTCTGAAATGCCCTTTGGTTTGGAGAGAACACCACAGGATTTAACCACTACCAGTTTCTGAAATGCTATCCTGTGTCATGGTGTAGACTCAGGTATAGACTTCATCTAAAACTCAGACGTTTGAGAAGTTAAAACGTGTTTCTTGTGCCATACATATTTGCACACAGAGTACTAAAGCTTTCTTGTAATCTATCCCTTGTCCCACTCACAACTTGTTTTGGATGACCAGATATTCAGGTGTTATAATTTTACTCTTTTCTTTACAGTGTTATCTCTGCTCTATTTACCTGCAAAAATGCCATTTGTAAGACACTGTGCAAACAATGCTGAACAGCACACACTGTATATTTCAGGATACACAAAATCTAAATACAGaacctttcctttttctgaaggaaaatttaTCTCTGCTATAATACACTAAAATGTCCAGATTGTGTATGGAGACTTTGTTAAATTCAAAGACTTCGTCTTCTGGGATTATTTAGTAAGGATATACAGTAGAAAGAAGCAATGTATCTTTTTCTTACGGAACTGTGTACCTACTCAAGCTCTGATGTGATGCACTCTTTTGGCTTCCAGTCCTGccttttatccctttttttttttcaaatatggcTACAAAGCCAGCACACAGAGAGAACAAGAGAACTGCCTGAGGTGAATGGTGCCTAAGAAGATTTAGCTCGCCATCACCCTAGCTCCTGGACTACATATCCCTGAAAGTCACAGTACAGCTCAACACAACCCAGAATTTATCAGTATTTACAAAGAGAAGGAACTTGAGGGTATCTTCATTATTTCACAGACTAGTAAGCTTTATTTCACCAGGACAAACCAAAACTCAGAGCCAAGTTCTTAATTTCCTTAACTGTGCTTAAGCAAGGTCTCTCAATAAGATGCAGGTCAATTTTTGAAGGGCCACTTTACTCTGGAACAAGATGATTGAGTGGACCAATTTCCATGTATGTTGACTTCAAAAAATACATCCTCGTGTCAATGGAACATCTTCTAAGAACTCTATGATTCACTGTTCTTGTCTGAACCTGGAAAAAGAACAGGTGAAGACCCTTCTCAAACACTATATACTATACCTCCCTGATCAGGCAAAAACAATGGAAATTCTTCTCCCCCAGTAGCAGAAGACATTTTCCTACCAAATTCCTTGGACATCCTCTTCCCCTTCAGATCTGCATTCTTTAGGGCTTGATGTGTACTAGAACACAACTACACTGTTAATGTGTTCTTACTCTGCAATCTTCTCAGTTCCCCCTTATGCTCTTAGATTTTGCCTCTTGAACTCTAACCTTTAGCATCACTTCCTACTCATGGAGGCCAGAACTTTAATattccttccagcccaaaccattctgtgattcccacACTCAGTTCATTCAAATGCAACCTTGGCAGGTACCTGGAAGATCAGCCTGGTCAGTTCTAATCAACTACTGTACTACAGATAgttaatgaaaaggaaaactgttgCTACCTCAAGGCATGCAGTGGGATACGCATCCATACCCTCTCTAGTATTTCAGTCCTGTGATCTTTTCCTTCTGATCTGCCCTCTCAGCTTTGACCCAAATCAAGCTGGATGTCCCTGCAAGTCTTGCAGGCTATGTAAGACTACATACAATAAGGGGCCTAAGGGTGTTTAGCCAACAGTTCAGTGCTGAGGGAGGGAGCATGCATTCCCCTTCAGACCATGGAAGCATTCCCATCCCAGGTTAAGGTGAGAATGTGAAGGTGACAGACACACCAGATGTAACACTGATAACCCATCTCTCCCACCTTCCCCCTTAACACAAACTCCATATACCACCCCTTTTCTCTGGCCTACAACACTGGGGCTCACTCCGGGCATGCAGGCTTCTATGCCTCCCCTGGCAGAGAGAACTATGCTGTTCACAGCCAGAGACAGCACAGCCATCACAGGAATGAGACAGTCAGCCCAAACTCTTCTAGCTTCCTTCCCCTCAGCTGCTGGATCCTGCTCTTCTCTCCTCAACCCATCACCCCCCCATCAGCACACTGGATTTTTAAGACTATCTGCCCTCTGGTGGGCTGCAGCAAACTGGAAAACTTGGGGGTGAACTGCAGCTTCTCCTCAACTCTTAGGtttcagggagaaaagcagcaaacaTGCTGTAACACTGCTGCACATTTTGTGCAGAggaaaaatacacacaaaacaaagcaataatAAACTGTAAACAAAAATTCCCAACtgctgggcagctctgcagagttAGGAGCAGTGGAACAGTACAGAGGTGTGTACTTTTAATATATGCTGCTCCTATAGTAACGAATGATGGTATGTCTTTTGCAGAAAGAATTTAAATGTCACATTTCAGGCTGTTGCCTATAGAAGCCAGCAGTCAGGCTGCGTCATCCAGCACCACACCACACTTACCTATCCAACAGCTGAGCGGAGGATCCAGACATAGCCTGAGATGAGATACTCAGCCATGCACACCTCCTCTGTCCCCCCAACCAAACTGCATGCAAAACCCTCCACCAGCACGTGCCTTTAAAGGGTGCACTGAGCTGGTCCCAAAACACACCAAAACTTCCAGCCTCTGACTACAGCAGAGATGTGCCTTACACTAAAACAGTGAAAGCAGTTCGAGAAAAAATGCTAACACAACAGTTTCatgctgaatttttatttcaatgttaTGCAACTGCATAAGTATAAATAATTGTGTTCAATATATAACAATTATTACATCCATTAGGAGTTCCTCAGAGAAAATAAGACTGCAAACACTTTATTGCACAGACcctaacaatttttttttaaactttttaattttttttgtaagctGAGAAATCTACTGCAGGAAGTCTACAAAAGAACACATCAGATCTATAATCACATTAAGACTGACCAAGAAGAACACAGGCAGGAAGATCTCTAACATCTCACTTATAAGGTAAACACCAACAAACAGTTACTACATAAACACAAGCTTATGCACTTTTACACTTCCAAAATGCAAAGAACTTATTTGTCAGAAGTGATAATACAAAATATTCATAAAGGCATACTGTAAACAAAAGCTAgatgtgttttaaaagaaacaagaggATAGCTGAAAAAATGCAGAGACTGTAAACTAGGAACTATCTCCCAGacagaaatgttattttgaaGTGCATTAGCATTCATTTGTATTAACTGCCAAAGCACAGATGAACTGTAAATGTTGAGaccattttatttttgagaCTTCTCAAAACTTATTATCCACTGCTTACTAGCTCCTTTCTGAATGCATCAAAGGCAGTATGAATGTTCTAGTGCCACAGGAAAAATCAGGAGTTGTTCGCGTTACTGGATTTTTCTTACAGGTTTGCTGTAATCCAACTCAACAAATCAGTATAATAAAGTTTTCAGCAGAGGGAAATGAATTCTGCACACTGTCTGTTGTCACACAAGTCTCTGAGTCAAGATTACACTGTGCTTTTACGAAAAGTTTTCTAGCTTTTGAGACAGAAAGACAAACTATAAGCATTGGTGAAAAAGGTAGGGGCCTAGCTCTACTGTGgttacagaaaacagaaataagcaAAACGACCATTCTATTGATCCCCAGTTATTAAAACCCATGCGCCTGCAAGGGTATTTCGTAGTGCTTCTGTACATGTTTCAAATTTTACCTTTCATCCCTCAAAACAGGCTAAATACTCCACACAAAAATGATCAAAGTCTACATGTTCCACTGTatacaaaatttaaataagGCTTAGCAAAAGTAAAAAGACAGTAACATTCTAGCACCAAATAGCTCCAACAAGTTCCTTTgttaaaaaatgcttcttttatAATTACAGTATTGAATTTTTTTGCATACAAATAAAAAGATTATGTTTTGAAATGTATGGAGCTACTCAATGCATTTCAAAATGAATATGAAACCTGGGATTACTTGCTAAAAACAGCAAGTTAAATCTACAACATAAGGCCCCAGCTATGTATTAAAATGTGTCAGATAGCCTAAACTTTTTTAAAGATATGATACCAaagtgtatttttcctttttaccttATGTCATGAAATAGAAAACAGCTACCAGCCGTATGACACTAATTAAACAAACCTATATGCCACAATGTATTCTCTAAATGTATTAAGAACAGGGATGAACATAGTACTACCAGTCATGTGCTTATATTTGTGCCTCACACTGTAAGGGCCTGAATTTAAAAAAGCTCAAGG
Protein-coding sequences here:
- the CD180 gene encoding LOW QUALITY PROTEIN: CD180 antigen (The sequence of the model RefSeq protein was modified relative to this genomic sequence to represent the inferred CDS: inserted 10 bases in 7 codons; deleted 1 base in 1 codon; substituted 4 bases at 4 genomic stop codons): MSWPGRWVQGRSVVKSPKAVPRKQRRWDSAGPAPAGQEEAAQSSEEHEEMMADSSGPGPVRWEGLGLREVPVXLLVTTEILNFSFNVLPSLHNSTFSDLNSLLSLDLTRCQISWAYDGAFHSKRQLNPVMLTRILLMFLSDTAFTGPHSLEXMLTQTGMTRIFIIPVSNLDGLAIFILGSNHISSLQLPPSXPTWNLKHLHFQMNNIQAITAEDVQALQKTSSVTLILKGNNITYVEPGSSQSHFYSLGLVGCAPXGVLVGIQNSTAQTHHLGTFYSVEKESXICPDVLQGLCSISAKDLYLQLWHFKNPNADTFQGLTRLQKPDLTQNLIHAQPPGISGMSLLEEMVLNVXEYLCNTSSAAFPSLTCLHIKGNSQVLQPGSGCLEKLAKLQHLDLSQSHXVFRLLXKSTEQTFFLYLSHNTHLHLQDTLIYGTASLELLDLPFTPFYNNTSQSLFQNLHVXQVLNLSSSHINTSIQYLFQGLKNLMFLDLSQNNFELEIMPKDKLFQQLSILEVLILSSCELTAIGNQIFHNLRKLQHVDLSYNKSTAFSTDAFSNLKSTYLNCTHNRIQTADPGDQLVPLDGNCIISLSHHLLDCTCTNIDLITWYKKHLDKDLEGTRCSEPKLXAXGSAGHISLSCGKNTSGIIAVVLAVLSCSAIFLWDAHYFKQNNQQV